Proteins found in one Arachis stenosperma cultivar V10309 chromosome 8, arast.V10309.gnm1.PFL2, whole genome shotgun sequence genomic segment:
- the LOC130945521 gene encoding uncharacterized protein LOC130945521, with protein sequence MPLRVSLVDVYREICHTKKLPPPHPIKHKKAGSQTEYCEYHKLYGHFTNECYDLKNVIKKLPREYQLDRYLADRLYLSTLMNKVFSSHIGKLMEVYVDDMLVKTKEDGTLLSDLSEVFSIIRKHEMRLNPSKCTFTVKAGKFLGFMLTQKGRGKSRTYGGKGLDRGKIVCTYCGKLGHTIDVYYRKHGLPPHLKERYNSGSATTFNYAAIDDNVDEASADQKQQMSDEQCLKFTQDQKIALLALLQRNKLQLIHNTNQIVGQTPAMRGATDHVSYYLKDFDTYHHIPTIIVKLPNGSYTIGTDSSKMRIGVARATDRLYALDISTQHAFSSSSSTNSVISFNSTAFTHI encoded by the exons ATGCCTCTAAGGGTCTCTCTAGTTGATGTTTACAGAGAGATATGCCACACGAAGAAGCTCCCACCACCTCATCCGATTAAGCACAAAAAAGCTGGAAGCCAGACTGAATATTGTGAGTACCACAAGCTGTACGGGCACTTCACTAATGAATGTTACGACTTGAAGAATGTCATCAAAAAATTGCCCAGAGAATATCAACTTGATAGATATCTAGCGGATAG GCTCTACCTATCAACATTGATGAATAAGGTGTTTTCCTCACATATAGGGAAACTCATGGAGGTATACGTGGATGACATGCTCGTTAAGACTAAAGAAGACGGAACGCTATTGTCCGACCTCTCAGAAGTATTCTCCATTATAAGAAAGCATGAAATGAGGCTAAACCCCTCAAAATGCACATTTACAGTAAAAGCTGGAAAATTCTTAGGGTTCATGCTGACTCAGAAGG GTAGAGGAAAGAGCAGAACATATGGAGGCAAAGGATTGGATAGAGGAAAAATTGTCTGCACATATTGTGGGAAGCTTGGCCACACAATAGATGTTTACTATAGGAAACATGGTCTGCCACCACATCTGAAGGAGAGATATAATAGTGGTAGTGCTACAACATTCAATTATGCAGCCATTGATGATAATGTTGATGAAGCCAGTGCAGATCAGAAGCAGCAAATGAGTGACGAGCAATGCTTGAAATTCACTCAAGATCAGAAGATCGCTTTACTAGCCCTTCTTCAGCGCAATAAGTTACAACTCATCCACAACACCAACCAAATAGTTGGCCAAACTCCAGCAATGAGAG GGGCCACTGACCATGTATCATATTATCTTAAAGACTTTGACACTTACCATCATATTCCCACAATTATAGTTAAGCTTCCAAATGGCTCCTACACCATAGGAACA GATTCATCAAAGATGAGGATTGGAGTAGCTAGAGCAACAGATAGACTTTATGCATTGGATATCTCAACACAACATGcattttcatcttcatcttcaacGAATTCTGTTATTAGCTTTAATAGCACAGCTTTTACACACATTTGA